In Salinirussus salinus, the following proteins share a genomic window:
- a CDS encoding hybrid sensor histidine kinase/response regulator, which produces MTPRPDPDDAGDGTEEDVLRVLLVEDNPGDATLVEHHLRQGSVFDVADEVTLTHVETVEAATDRLGDGEFDLVLLDLGLPGSTGIDTLDRLPEAAEDLPVVVLTGLDDHGTAVEAIQRGAQDYLPKDDLDTDRLMRSIRYAVERHKQAMRLRRQNHQLELFNSVLRHDVQNGMDVIHKHGTVLSERLSGDERDHAETIVSWSDDMIDLTRKVQGMLSAVTDDARDGSRVDIAEPLREQVDRVAAMEGVTVEASIPEGVTVEADRMLSAVFGNVLTNAVEHNDSDDPEVTVDVVERDGTVHVRVADNGPGIPAGLRESVFGRGVQADPDGGGFGLYFVATMVEGYGGEVTVEDNDPRGTVFDIALPAAQEAWSRTS; this is translated from the coding sequence ATGACGCCTCGTCCCGACCCCGACGACGCCGGTGACGGGACCGAGGAGGACGTGTTGCGGGTCCTCCTCGTCGAGGACAACCCCGGGGACGCGACGCTCGTCGAGCACCACCTCCGCCAGGGGTCGGTGTTCGACGTCGCCGACGAGGTCACGCTCACTCACGTCGAGACCGTCGAGGCAGCGACCGACCGGCTCGGGGACGGGGAATTCGACCTCGTGTTGCTCGACCTGGGCCTGCCGGGCTCGACAGGGATCGACACGCTCGACCGGCTGCCCGAGGCTGCCGAGGACCTCCCGGTGGTCGTCCTCACGGGGTTGGACGACCACGGGACTGCCGTCGAGGCGATCCAGCGGGGAGCACAGGACTACCTCCCGAAAGACGACCTCGACACCGACCGGCTGATGCGGTCGATACGGTACGCGGTCGAGCGACACAAGCAGGCGATGCGGTTGCGCCGCCAGAACCACCAGCTGGAACTGTTCAACAGCGTCCTGCGACACGACGTTCAAAACGGGATGGACGTCATCCACAAGCACGGGACCGTACTCTCCGAGCGCCTCTCGGGCGACGAACGCGACCACGCCGAGACGATCGTCTCCTGGAGCGACGACATGATCGACCTCACGCGGAAGGTCCAGGGAATGTTGAGCGCCGTCACCGACGACGCCCGCGACGGCTCCCGGGTCGACATCGCGGAGCCGCTCCGCGAACAGGTCGACCGGGTCGCCGCGATGGAGGGCGTGACCGTCGAGGCGTCGATCCCCGAGGGGGTGACCGTCGAGGCCGACCGGATGCTCTCGGCGGTGTTCGGCAACGTCCTGACCAACGCCGTCGAGCACAACGACAGCGACGACCCCGAGGTGACCGTCGACGTCGTCGAACGGGACGGGACGGTCCACGTCCGGGTCGCCGACAACGGCCCGGGGATCCCTGCGGGGCTGCGGGAGTCGGTCTTCGGCCGCGGCGTCCAGGCCGACCCCGACGGCGGCGGGTTCGGGCTCTACTTCGTCGCGACGATGGTCGAGGGGTACGGCGGCGAGGTGACCGTCGAGGACAACGACCCCCGCGGGACAGTCTTCGACATCGCCCTCCCGGCGGCCCAGGAGGCCTGGAGCCGCACGTCCTGA
- a CDS encoding glycosyltransferase family 4 protein, with amino-acid sequence MRVLHYLELAAQLDRSGIGTSVDHQRRALADAGVDFFTSPWQGASPTRALASLAGGAAPLREYDLLHCNMMGPASAALVAHARRHDRPVVLHTHVTSEDFRGSFRGSHAVAPALRRYLRWYYSQADLVLCPSQYTKRTLRDYPVDAPIQPLSNGVDTGALAGHESLREAYRDRFDLSGMVVFAVGNVFERKGLSTFCRLAEETDYDFAWFGPYDDGPQASRTVRTWTRDPPENVTFTGWVDDIRGAYGAGDVYLFPTKAENQGIAVLEAMACGKAVVLSDIPVFREFYEDGHDCLLCSTRAEYREALDRLAADPGLRERLGANARETAREHGLERVGEGLVEAYEATLAGEPGRVVE; translated from the coding sequence GTGCGGGTGTTACACTATCTGGAGCTGGCCGCGCAGCTGGACCGCAGCGGGATCGGCACCTCCGTCGACCACCAGCGGCGGGCGCTCGCGGACGCCGGCGTCGATTTCTTCACCTCGCCCTGGCAGGGCGCGAGTCCGACCCGCGCGCTGGCCAGTCTCGCCGGCGGGGCCGCCCCGCTACGGGAGTACGACCTGTTGCACTGCAACATGATGGGGCCGGCCAGCGCCGCCCTGGTCGCACACGCCCGCCGGCACGACCGGCCCGTCGTCCTCCACACCCACGTCACCAGCGAGGACTTCCGAGGGAGCTTCCGGGGGTCACACGCCGTCGCGCCCGCGCTGCGACGCTATCTGCGCTGGTACTACTCGCAGGCGGACCTGGTGCTGTGTCCGAGCCAGTACACCAAGCGCACCCTCCGGGACTACCCCGTCGACGCCCCCATTCAGCCGCTGAGCAACGGGGTCGACACCGGGGCGCTCGCGGGCCACGAGAGCCTCCGGGAGGCGTACCGCGACCGCTTCGACCTCTCGGGGATGGTGGTGTTCGCGGTCGGCAACGTCTTCGAGCGCAAGGGGCTGAGCACCTTCTGCCGGCTGGCCGAGGAGACCGACTACGACTTCGCGTGGTTCGGCCCCTACGACGACGGGCCCCAGGCCTCCCGGACAGTCAGAACGTGGACCCGCGACCCGCCCGAGAACGTCACCTTCACCGGCTGGGTCGACGACATCCGCGGGGCGTACGGTGCCGGCGACGTCTACCTCTTTCCCACGAAGGCAGAGAACCAGGGGATCGCCGTCCTGGAGGCGATGGCCTGCGGGAAGGCGGTCGTCCTCTCCGATATCCCGGTGTTCCGGGAGTTCTACGAGGACGGCCACGACTGCCTGCTGTGCTCGACGCGGGCCGAGTATCGCGAGGCGCTGGACCGGCTGGCCGCCGACCCGGGCCTGCGCGAACGCCTCGGCGCGAACGCCCGCGAGACCGCCCGCGAGCACGGCCTCGAACGGGTCGGCGAGGGGCTGGTCGAGGCCTACGAGGCGACGCTCGCCGGCGAGCCCGGGCGGGTCGTGGAGTGA
- a CDS encoding ribonuclease P protein component 4 translates to MSIAAERIEMLHELAREAASEGHDERARRYVRRARRVAERNRLSLPRQFLRFTCDRCDAYLRPGHNARVRLQDGHVVVTCDCGEHARYPYREGG, encoded by the coding sequence GTGAGTATCGCGGCAGAGCGGATCGAGATGCTGCACGAACTGGCCCGGGAGGCCGCGAGCGAGGGCCACGACGAGCGGGCGCGCCGGTACGTCCGCCGCGCCCGGCGGGTCGCCGAGCGCAACCGTCTGTCGCTGCCCCGGCAGTTTCTCCGCTTCACCTGCGACCGGTGTGACGCCTACCTCCGCCCCGGGCACAACGCCCGGGTCCGCCTGCAGGACGGCCACGTCGTCGTCACCTGCGACTGCGGCGAGCACGCCCGCTACCCCTACCGCGAGGGCGGGTGA
- a CDS encoding helix-turn-helix transcriptional regulator, giving the protein MTAVKDELEFLLRSGNRTELLVALAESQPLDRYDLERRLDASRRTVTRALDALTERGYIREVEGEYMLSAFGASLAEAYRDCRRDVELAAEYRPLLERVDTRTLDLDPSLLKGADLLLASERSPFVLLNRTLELRAEASHIRETAPGVEKRSVEQLAERLRNGEDLEVEVVLPATALEAAEGTDAFSADHAVAREADAVDFYVVEEEFSVFVGVMDETVTVGAGTGGEPEVMVESDRPALREWAEAHLDEVRDAATPLSEY; this is encoded by the coding sequence ATGACAGCCGTCAAGGACGAACTCGAGTTCCTGTTACGGTCGGGTAACCGGACGGAGCTGCTGGTGGCGCTGGCCGAGAGCCAACCGCTGGACCGGTACGACCTCGAACGGCGGCTCGACGCCTCCCGGCGGACGGTCACCAGGGCGCTCGACGCGCTGACCGAACGGGGCTACATCCGGGAGGTCGAGGGGGAGTACATGTTGAGCGCGTTCGGTGCGTCGCTCGCGGAGGCGTACCGCGACTGTCGCCGGGACGTGGAACTCGCGGCGGAGTACCGCCCGCTCCTCGAGCGGGTCGACACCCGAACCCTCGACCTCGACCCGTCGCTGCTCAAGGGGGCCGACCTGCTGCTCGCGAGCGAGCGGAGCCCCTTCGTCCTGCTCAACCGGACCCTCGAACTCCGGGCGGAGGCGAGTCACATCCGGGAGACCGCCCCGGGGGTCGAGAAACGGAGCGTCGAACAGCTCGCCGAGCGGCTCCGGAACGGGGAGGACCTCGAGGTGGAAGTGGTCCTCCCGGCCACAGCCCTCGAGGCCGCCGAGGGGACCGACGCCTTCAGCGCCGACCACGCCGTCGCACGCGAGGCCGACGCCGTCGACTTCTACGTCGTCGAGGAAGAGTTCTCGGTGTTCGTCGGCGTGATGGACGAGACCGTCACGGTGGGGGCCGGAACCGGCGGCGAGCCGGAGGTGATGGTCGAGAGCGACCGGCCCGCGCTCCGGGAGTGGGCCGAAGCGCACCTCGACGAGGTCCGCGACGCCGCCACGCCGCTTTCGGAGTACTGA
- a CDS encoding DUF7548 family protein, which produces MDHRRAAPLVGIAGCLAVLAALVYPYLAADAVGTYYGTGVVNPLVGAVLALVAVIVFAAGREERSDPQFAAGAALVFAVFAFLILLGWALTVRVDAVELPDAHRWVTAALALVAPLAALWYARALSLL; this is translated from the coding sequence ATGGACCACCGCCGCGCCGCGCCGCTGGTCGGGATCGCCGGCTGTCTGGCCGTCCTCGCGGCGCTCGTCTACCCCTACCTGGCGGCCGACGCTGTCGGGACCTACTACGGGACCGGTGTGGTGAACCCGCTGGTGGGTGCCGTCCTCGCGCTCGTGGCCGTCATCGTCTTCGCCGCCGGTCGCGAGGAGCGCTCCGACCCGCAGTTCGCGGCCGGCGCGGCGCTCGTGTTCGCCGTCTTCGCCTTCCTTATCCTCCTCGGGTGGGCGCTGACCGTCCGCGTCGACGCGGTCGAACTGCCGGACGCACACCGGTGGGTTACCGCCGCGCTCGCGCTGGTCGCGCCGCTGGCGGCCCTGTGGTACGCCCGGGCGCTCTCGCTTCTCTGA
- a CDS encoding CoA-binding protein: protein MPADSDEELREILALDSVAVVGCSATPGKDAHDIPRYLLDHGYDVVPVNPFAEEVFGRTAYDSLSEVPDEVDIVDVFRPSEEVDGIVDEALGREDAGVIWTQLGIRDDEAAARAEAAGKRVVQDRCIKVEHARLL from the coding sequence ATGCCAGCCGACTCCGACGAGGAACTCCGCGAGATACTCGCGCTCGACAGCGTCGCGGTCGTGGGCTGTTCGGCGACCCCCGGGAAGGACGCCCACGACATCCCCCGGTACCTGCTCGACCACGGCTACGACGTGGTCCCGGTCAACCCCTTCGCCGAGGAGGTGTTCGGCCGGACCGCATACGACTCGCTGTCCGAGGTCCCCGACGAGGTCGACATCGTCGACGTGTTCCGGCCCAGCGAGGAGGTCGACGGGATCGTCGACGAGGCCCTCGGCCGCGAGGACGCGGGTGTCATCTGGACGCAGCTGGGGATCAGAGACGACGAGGCCGCCGCCCGCGCGGAGGCGGCCGGCAAACGCGTCGTCCAGGACAGATGCATCAAAGTCGAACACGCCCGGCTGCTGTGA
- a CDS encoding sensor histidine kinase, with product MGLSKRGYAWLGAGLAALLSGLVARDIYVDWAVEGKPLWSTLVENAVPLALGGVLFLAVYWTYSRHDADYVSRVTRWQYVGAVGIFGIVGWVVALQLVQGELKPYLLVLQTSLGGAVAGTVVGYATANLDEARRTVERERDRFEALFENAPAEVVDCRVGGDELLIDRANGAFLQATNLRREEAVGSRLSEVVAHEEATIDEIRRALADREQLETETVTPTDDGRRYFQVRVVPYGTDRGYVVYTDVTDLKETQRELETAVDQLERSNDRLQQFAYVASHDLQEPLRMISSYVDLLATEYGDELGDEADEYIEYAVDGAERMQDMIDGLLDYSRVRSQGEAFTEVDAATVAEQVRRDLELLAEEHGATVTVDDLPTVEADRDQLAQVFRNLVENALEHGGTTVRVGAERRDDAVVFSVDDDGPGIPEDEQDAVFDLFEQRDRDSDGTGMGLAICRRIVDRHGGDIWVESEPGEGTTFRFSVPD from the coding sequence ATGGGGCTGAGCAAGCGGGGTTACGCGTGGCTCGGGGCCGGGCTGGCGGCGCTGCTGTCGGGGCTGGTCGCACGCGACATCTACGTGGACTGGGCCGTCGAGGGGAAACCGCTCTGGTCGACACTGGTCGAGAACGCCGTCCCGCTCGCGCTGGGTGGGGTGCTGTTTCTCGCCGTCTACTGGACCTACAGCCGCCACGACGCGGACTACGTCTCGCGGGTCACGCGGTGGCAGTACGTCGGCGCCGTCGGCATCTTCGGCATCGTCGGCTGGGTGGTCGCCCTCCAGCTCGTCCAGGGCGAGTTGAAGCCGTACCTGCTCGTCCTCCAGACCTCGCTGGGGGGCGCGGTCGCCGGGACCGTCGTGGGGTACGCGACCGCGAACCTGGACGAGGCGCGCCGCACGGTCGAGCGCGAGCGCGACCGGTTCGAGGCCCTCTTCGAGAACGCGCCCGCCGAAGTCGTCGACTGCCGGGTCGGCGGGGACGAACTCCTCATCGACCGCGCCAACGGGGCCTTCCTCCAGGCCACGAACCTGCGGCGCGAGGAGGCGGTCGGAAGCCGGCTCTCGGAGGTCGTCGCCCACGAGGAGGCGACCATCGACGAGATACGCCGGGCGCTGGCCGACCGGGAACAACTCGAGACCGAGACCGTCACCCCGACCGACGACGGCCGCCGGTACTTCCAGGTCCGGGTGGTCCCCTACGGCACGGACCGGGGCTATGTCGTCTACACCGACGTGACCGACCTGAAGGAGACCCAGCGCGAACTCGAGACGGCCGTCGACCAACTGGAGCGGTCGAACGACCGCCTCCAGCAGTTCGCCTACGTCGCCTCCCACGACCTCCAGGAGCCGCTGCGGATGATCTCCAGTTACGTCGACCTGCTCGCGACCGAGTACGGGGACGAACTCGGCGACGAGGCCGACGAGTACATCGAGTACGCCGTCGACGGGGCCGAGCGGATGCAGGACATGATCGACGGGCTGCTGGACTACTCGCGGGTCCGCTCGCAGGGCGAGGCGTTCACCGAGGTCGACGCCGCGACCGTCGCCGAGCAGGTCCGTCGGGACCTGGAGCTGCTCGCCGAGGAGCACGGCGCGACGGTGACCGTCGACGACCTCCCGACCGTCGAGGCCGACCGCGACCAGCTCGCACAGGTGTTCCGGAATCTCGTCGAGAACGCCCTGGAGCACGGCGGGACGACGGTCCGCGTCGGCGCCGAGCGACGCGACGACGCCGTCGTCTTCTCCGTTGACGACGACGGTCCGGGCATCCCCGAAGACGAGCAGGATGCGGTCTTCGACCTCTTCGAGCAACGCGACCGCGACAGCGACGGGACGGGCATGGGGCTGGCGATCTGCCGGCGGATCGTCGACCGCCACGGCGGGGACATCTGGGTCGAATCCGAGCCCGGCGAGGGGACGACGTTCCGCTTCTCGGTCCCGGATTGA
- a CDS encoding DUF5798 family protein — MALGGTAKKLQKVIDAAEQLYSKMNEVIERVGKVEEDLEKTSGQVDGIERELAEQRALVEALAERQGVDVEETLAAADLPETAADEGGDGDGADAGGGDDGAGTTEATAE, encoded by the coding sequence ATGGCACTCGGTGGGACGGCAAAGAAACTCCAGAAGGTCATCGACGCCGCCGAACAGCTCTACAGCAAGATGAACGAGGTGATCGAGCGGGTCGGGAAGGTCGAGGAGGACCTCGAGAAGACCAGCGGACAGGTCGACGGTATCGAGCGCGAACTCGCCGAGCAGCGCGCGCTCGTCGAGGCGCTCGCCGAACGGCAGGGCGTCGACGTCGAGGAAACGCTCGCGGCCGCCGACCTTCCGGAGACCGCGGCAGACGAGGGCGGAGACGGGGACGGGGCGGACGCGGGCGGTGGGGACGACGGAGCCGGGACGACCGAAGCAACGGCCGAGTGA
- a CDS encoding mechanosensitive ion channel family protein, producing MIPLQSAVFSDILQDAGVPYAQPVGSAITFVLAFLVLYIVGRAVVGRLVGRVLDRRGLDDHAKRPLQKLTRVVIVFAAIAIAFGLAGYGSFLGALATVAAAATLAIGFAMQDVIANFVAGVFIYTDKPFRIGDWIEWDGNSGVVEDISLRVTRVRTFDNELLTVPNSQLTGGVIKNPVAKEQLRLKFLFGIGYDDDIDRATEIIIEEAEKHEEILDDPAPSVRLTELGDSSVGLQSRIWIDNPSRADFVKTRGEYVTAVKERFDEEGIDIPYPNRTIGGDLAIENAVLEPADD from the coding sequence ATGATCCCGCTGCAGTCGGCCGTCTTCTCGGACATCCTCCAGGACGCTGGGGTCCCCTACGCCCAGCCGGTCGGGTCGGCGATCACCTTCGTCCTCGCCTTTCTCGTCCTCTACATCGTCGGGCGGGCGGTGGTCGGCCGGCTCGTCGGCCGCGTGCTCGACCGCCGCGGGCTCGACGACCACGCCAAGCGCCCCCTGCAGAAGCTGACCCGGGTCGTCATCGTCTTCGCGGCCATCGCCATCGCCTTCGGGCTTGCCGGCTACGGGAGCTTCCTGGGCGCGCTCGCGACGGTCGCCGCCGCCGCCACGCTCGCCATCGGCTTCGCCATGCAGGACGTCATCGCCAACTTCGTCGCCGGCGTGTTCATCTACACCGACAAGCCGTTCCGGATCGGCGACTGGATCGAGTGGGACGGCAACTCCGGCGTGGTGGAGGACATCTCCCTGCGCGTGACCCGGGTCCGCACCTTCGACAACGAACTGCTGACCGTCCCCAACTCCCAGCTCACCGGCGGCGTCATCAAGAATCCGGTCGCGAAAGAGCAGCTCCGGCTGAAATTCCTCTTCGGCATCGGCTACGACGACGACATCGACCGTGCGACGGAGATCATCATCGAGGAGGCCGAAAAGCACGAGGAGATCCTCGACGACCCCGCCCCCTCGGTCCGGCTCACCGAACTCGGCGACTCCTCGGTCGGGCTGCAGTCCCGCATCTGGATCGACAACCCCTCGCGGGCGGACTTCGTGAAGACCCGCGGCGAGTACGTCACCGCCGTCAAGGAGCGCTTCGACGAGGAGGGGATCGACATCCCCTACCCGAACCGCACCATCGGCGGCGACCTCGCCATCGAGAACGCGGTCCTGGAGCCCGCCGACGACTGA
- a CDS encoding LolA family protein, protein MPSNAPSPRHVALALVAVAVVAAGVLALAPADSGADATAGQHIGHNASERLQSLEGLTATVETTLVRGNETDRTVRRVSMRPGTGEVRSEPVGGNGSVVVSNGTVMWLYDPADREATRLEVSGIRSTTDTQGERIERLFNRLNVSRAAAGESETAPPSPRLVPLPVVPAGPAAGAAPEGVNRTSFGVRYEGTDTVDGRETYVLTLTTGADGGANLESYTQRMYVDAEWFVPLRTHTEWTLDGERVTVTSVYRNVTFEPGLSDSVFRFDPPENVTVTEGPSVAVEAYDSVGALEENTSVSVPDPDVPPSFDLETARSTAGEGRSVSLQYANATSRLTVSKSVAANATNGTAGNVTGDGGERVTVGGQEGVYRQVATSRLVSWSCDGVRYTVSGTGVSRGLVLEVADSVGCG, encoded by the coding sequence ATGCCCTCCAACGCTCCCTCCCCCCGTCACGTAGCGCTGGCCCTCGTCGCGGTGGCCGTGGTGGCCGCCGGCGTCCTCGCCCTCGCCCCCGCCGACAGCGGCGCGGACGCCACAGCCGGCCAGCACATCGGCCACAACGCCTCCGAGCGGCTCCAGTCCCTCGAGGGACTCACCGCGACCGTCGAGACGACGCTGGTCCGGGGCAACGAGACCGACCGGACGGTCAGACGCGTTAGTATGCGACCCGGGACCGGCGAGGTCAGGTCGGAGCCGGTCGGCGGGAACGGGTCGGTGGTCGTCTCCAACGGGACGGTCATGTGGCTGTACGACCCCGCCGACCGCGAGGCCACGCGGCTGGAGGTCTCCGGGATCAGGTCGACAACCGACACCCAGGGCGAGCGCATCGAGCGGCTGTTCAACCGCCTGAACGTCAGCCGGGCGGCCGCCGGGGAATCCGAGACGGCCCCGCCCTCGCCGCGGCTCGTCCCCCTGCCGGTCGTTCCGGCGGGTCCGGCCGCCGGGGCGGCGCCGGAGGGCGTGAATCGAACGAGTTTCGGCGTCCGGTACGAGGGCACCGACACCGTCGACGGGCGGGAGACGTACGTCCTCACGCTGACGACCGGGGCCGACGGCGGCGCGAACCTCGAGAGCTACACACAGCGGATGTACGTCGACGCGGAGTGGTTCGTCCCGCTGCGGACCCACACGGAGTGGACGCTCGACGGCGAGCGGGTCACGGTGACGAGCGTCTACCGGAACGTCACCTTCGAGCCGGGGCTCTCGGACTCCGTCTTCCGGTTCGACCCGCCCGAGAACGTCACCGTGACCGAGGGACCGAGCGTGGCGGTCGAGGCGTACGACTCCGTCGGGGCGCTCGAGGAGAACACCTCGGTGTCGGTCCCCGACCCGGACGTGCCGCCGTCGTTCGACCTCGAGACCGCCCGGTCGACGGCCGGGGAGGGACGGTCGGTATCGCTGCAGTACGCCAACGCGACCTCGCGGCTGACCGTCAGCAAGAGCGTGGCGGCGAACGCCACCAACGGCACGGCCGGGAACGTCACCGGCGACGGCGGCGAGCGGGTGACCGTCGGCGGGCAGGAGGGCGTCTACCGGCAGGTCGCCACCAGCAGACTCGTCTCCTGGTCGTGTGACGGGGTCCGGTACACGGTTTCGGGCACCGGCGTGAGCCGCGGCCTGGTCCTCGAGGTCGCGGACTCGGTCGGCTGCGGGTAG
- a CDS encoding response regulator — protein sequence MQSEAGEPIEILLAEDNPGDVRLTEKALERGKIVNNLHVTENGVEAMRFLRREGEYAGEPQPDLVLLDLNMPRKDGREVLEEMRGDPELRRIPVVVLTSSEAEEDVVKSYELSANAYLTKPVDFEGFVDIIERIEEFWFSVVKMPPK from the coding sequence ATGCAGTCGGAGGCAGGAGAGCCCATCGAGATACTGCTCGCAGAGGACAACCCCGGCGACGTCCGGCTGACCGAGAAGGCCCTCGAGCGGGGGAAGATCGTCAACAACCTCCACGTCACGGAGAACGGCGTCGAGGCGATGCGGTTCCTCCGCCGCGAGGGTGAGTACGCCGGCGAACCCCAGCCCGACTTGGTCCTGCTCGACCTCAACATGCCCCGGAAGGACGGTCGGGAGGTGCTGGAGGAGATGCGCGGGGACCCGGAGCTACGGCGGATCCCGGTGGTCGTGCTCACGAGCTCCGAGGCCGAGGAGGACGTCGTCAAGTCCTACGAGCTCAGCGCCAACGCCTACCTCACGAAGCCGGTGGACTTCGAGGGCTTCGTCGACATCATCGAACGCATCGAGGAGTTCTGGTTTTCCGTCGTCAAGATGCCCCCGAAATGA
- a CDS encoding YhbY family RNA-binding protein codes for MTTERSRAVHELDATVRVGKRGVEAVADELASQLEHERFVKAKFLRAARGGTETEELAADLAEHAGAEVVDVRGHTAVFER; via the coding sequence ATGACCACGGAGCGCAGTCGGGCGGTCCACGAACTCGACGCGACGGTGCGGGTCGGCAAGCGGGGCGTGGAGGCGGTCGCCGACGAGCTGGCCAGCCAGCTCGAACACGAGCGGTTCGTCAAGGCGAAGTTCCTCAGGGCGGCGCGGGGCGGGACCGAGACCGAGGAGCTGGCCGCCGACCTGGCCGAGCACGCCGGTGCCGAGGTCGTCGACGTCCGGGGCCACACGGCGGTGTTCGAGCGATGA
- a CDS encoding ATP-binding protein — MESRLNYSGVVVAGLAFFLTRFTVTLALEDTVQFYLAGVVPLAAGLGLAAFGVALTVADVDPAMVRTTAVWCVVGFGTMLALVVLTLLGSSPGGAVDPSTVRSQTYLSNFLIGGSVGGTLTGLYASRNRRQRGELRQQANRLVTLNRLLRHEILNAVTAIRGYASIGSSETEDGMTVIDERAEHIQETIEEVKYLTERTGADGSSGAPRDLGEALRESVETVTERHPNATVSVESPSETLRVRANDRLPVVFTQLLENAIVHGTDDTPTLDVDATPTTVRVSIADEGPGLPESQQSLLESGDIAEFDDPRVGFGLNIVRLLVESYGGTIETDVSGRGTTVTVRLPRVTTDGAREPNRVDLTGVRPAAPHLAVTCLAAIAAGVPYGLVSESLGGSIAGIGVFYGTVDPVVGWLTHEFHSVVFGFMYVGLLSLALGRFRNTAWVYVLTGLAWGAAVWVVAAGFVAPVWLQLVGTPAPVPNLSGRLLVSHLVWGVSLAALTVLGYRHVIPRLAGLGQRLPVV, encoded by the coding sequence ATGGAGAGCCGTCTCAACTACAGCGGCGTCGTCGTCGCCGGGCTCGCGTTCTTCCTCACGCGGTTCACGGTCACGCTCGCGCTCGAGGACACGGTGCAGTTCTACCTCGCAGGCGTCGTCCCGCTCGCAGCCGGGCTCGGACTGGCCGCGTTCGGGGTGGCACTGACCGTTGCCGACGTGGACCCGGCGATGGTCCGGACGACGGCCGTCTGGTGTGTCGTCGGCTTCGGGACGATGCTCGCGCTGGTCGTGCTCACGCTTCTCGGGTCGTCTCCCGGGGGGGCGGTCGACCCGTCGACGGTCCGGTCCCAGACATACCTCTCCAACTTCCTCATCGGCGGGAGCGTCGGCGGCACGCTCACTGGCCTGTACGCGTCGCGCAACCGCCGACAGCGAGGCGAACTCAGACAGCAGGCGAACCGCCTCGTGACGCTCAACCGGCTGCTCCGTCACGAGATACTCAACGCCGTGACGGCGATCCGCGGCTACGCCAGCATCGGGTCGAGCGAGACCGAGGACGGGATGACGGTGATCGACGAGCGCGCAGAGCACATCCAGGAGACCATCGAGGAGGTGAAATACCTCACCGAGCGGACCGGGGCTGACGGCTCGTCCGGCGCGCCGCGTGACCTCGGCGAGGCCCTCCGCGAGAGCGTCGAGACGGTCACCGAGAGGCATCCGAACGCGACTGTCTCCGTCGAGTCGCCCTCCGAGACCCTCCGCGTGCGCGCGAACGACCGGCTCCCGGTCGTCTTCACCCAGCTGCTGGAGAACGCTATCGTCCACGGAACCGACGACACGCCGACGCTCGACGTCGACGCGACCCCGACGACAGTCCGCGTCAGTATCGCGGACGAGGGGCCGGGTCTCCCCGAGAGCCAGCAGTCGCTCCTGGAGAGCGGCGACATCGCGGAGTTCGACGACCCCCGGGTCGGCTTCGGGTTGAACATCGTCCGGCTGCTGGTCGAGAGCTACGGCGGGACGATCGAAACCGATGTCAGCGGCCGCGGAACGACGGTCACCGTGCGGTTGCCGCGGGTGACGACAGACGGGGCTCGCGAGCCCAACCGGGTGGACCTGACCGGCGTGCGCCCCGCCGCTCCGCACCTCGCCGTGACGTGTCTCGCGGCCATCGCTGCCGGCGTCCCCTACGGGCTCGTCTCGGAGTCCCTGGGCGGGTCCATCGCCGGCATCGGGGTCTTCTACGGGACCGTCGACCCCGTCGTCGGGTGGCTCACCCACGAGTTCCACAGCGTCGTCTTCGGGTTCATGTACGTCGGCCTCCTCTCGCTCGCGCTCGGGCGGTTCCGGAACACCGCCTGGGTCTACGTTCTCACCGGCCTCGCCTGGGGGGCCGCCGTTTGGGTGGTCGCCGCCGGGTTCGTCGCCCCGGTCTGGCTACAGCTGGTCGGGACCCCGGCGCCGGTGCCGAACCTCTCCGGGCGACTGCTGGTCAGCCACCTCGTCTGGGGTGTCTCGCTGGCGGCGCTCACGGTCCTCGGGTACAGGCACGTCATCCCGCGACTTGCGGGGCTCGGCCAGCGGCTTCCGGTCGTCTGA